From Bdellovibrionota bacterium, one genomic window encodes:
- a CDS encoding tetratricopeptide repeat protein — translation MRARWGLVVLVLFTAVLHHGALRNEFYWDDRPLIVEGHLVRSWSSVPAIFTHEMWFNADLGERAPRAKIDTYRPLSNLSFLVDYQIYGPNPAGFHATNLLIHLACVVLASLVFSIFASPPFALLGAAIFALHPMTLEPIHYAAARTDSLAALFIFLATWLFFRKKPTRITAIMVSAAFLCGALVKETALFFPVFAVGTLAVQKRRMHVPNVAMIIASLGSALAVYFFLRLNALGGAKAIESDTHTVEMLLNYPSFVFRFFKTAFIPLWPMPMQTISIVRPPANATVWFSAFGFYTLSAFILFFCFRRSPTLGAIGAWVLLALAPPFAAVSMIEEFNPRYLYPALLGFAGSLAYILHRWSEKNLAVKLPLIVGWLSCCVLATLTFYRSADYRTEETFYRGILNDGPHSVTAEFNLGNTLFRHKRWEEAIPLYTEVVRRRPDHVSAINNLGMAHLSLNQPGSAAPYFERAVAFQPGNERYRFNLYLAERDRGHLEKAYAYLEEVLSISPDDEGARQELTRICGKNPPEILRKECQATR, via the coding sequence GTGAGAGCCCGATGGGGTCTGGTGGTCCTGGTCCTCTTTACGGCGGTTCTTCACCATGGAGCTCTAAGAAATGAATTCTATTGGGACGACCGGCCGCTAATTGTCGAAGGCCATCTCGTCCGCTCTTGGAGTTCTGTTCCCGCGATCTTTACTCATGAGATGTGGTTCAACGCCGATCTCGGCGAGCGGGCGCCCCGTGCAAAGATCGATACGTATCGCCCTCTCTCGAATCTTTCGTTTTTAGTCGATTATCAAATCTATGGCCCCAACCCCGCCGGATTTCATGCGACGAATCTCCTGATTCACCTGGCTTGTGTCGTCCTCGCATCTCTTGTCTTTTCGATCTTTGCGTCACCTCCATTCGCCCTGTTGGGAGCAGCGATTTTCGCATTACATCCAATGACGCTGGAACCGATTCATTACGCAGCAGCCCGAACCGATTCCCTCGCCGCGCTTTTCATCTTTCTCGCCACATGGCTCTTCTTTCGGAAAAAACCGACACGGATAACGGCGATCATGGTGTCAGCGGCTTTTCTTTGCGGTGCTTTGGTCAAGGAAACCGCTCTATTCTTTCCCGTTTTTGCGGTCGGGACTCTTGCGGTGCAAAAGAGACGGATGCACGTACCCAACGTCGCTATGATTATCGCGAGCTTGGGTTCCGCTCTCGCCGTTTATTTCTTCCTCCGCTTAAATGCACTCGGCGGCGCTAAGGCGATTGAAAGCGACACACATACCGTTGAAATGCTTCTCAATTATCCTTCATTCGTCTTCCGGTTTTTCAAGACGGCGTTCATTCCCCTTTGGCCGATGCCGATGCAAACGATCTCGATCGTCCGACCTCCCGCAAACGCGACGGTCTGGTTCAGCGCATTCGGTTTTTACACGTTATCTGCGTTCATCCTCTTCTTCTGCTTCCGGAGAAGTCCGACACTCGGCGCGATAGGTGCGTGGGTTCTCCTGGCGCTGGCGCCACCGTTTGCGGCCGTCAGCATGATTGAAGAATTCAATCCTCGATATCTTTATCCCGCTCTTTTAGGTTTCGCCGGAAGCCTGGCGTACATTCTCCACCGTTGGAGTGAAAAGAACTTGGCGGTAAAATTACCGCTCATTGTCGGCTGGCTTTCTTGCTGCGTCCTCGCCACCCTCACATTTTATCGATCGGCCGACTATCGGACCGAGGAGACATTCTACCGAGGCATTTTGAATGACGGCCCTCACTCGGTCACCGCAGAGTTCAACCTAGGCAATACCTTGTTTCGGCACAAACGCTGGGAAGAGGCAATCCCTCTCTACACAGAAGTCGTTCGACGCCGACCGGACCATGTCTCCGCCATCAATAACTTGGGGATGGCCCACCTATCGTTGAACCAGCCCGGATCCGCCGCCCCTTATTTCGAACGGGCGGTGGCTTTTCAGCCCGGCAATGAGCGGTACAGATTCAATCTCTATTTGGCTGAACGAGACCGGGGACACTTGGAAAAGGCTTACGCTTACCTTGAAGAGGTTCTTTCGATCAGCCCGGATGATGAAGGTGCCCGCCAGGAGCTGACCCGAATCTGCGGGAAGAACCCTCCGGAAATTCTCCGGAAAGAATGTCAGGCCACACGGTAG
- a CDS encoding alpha/beta hydrolase-fold protein, translating to MPLPDIRILEFESRLLRDNPMGDPNIRRLPVYVPPGYDAKRKVPYPVVYLLAGWSGRGARYLADEGAFTVSLPDRLDQMITNGDVPPLLVVFPDGATKLGASQYINSAANGPYMDYLCDEIVSFVDSKFHTFKSREFRGVLGHSSGGFGAMVTGMLRPDTFAYFCSSAGDSWYEQLYQAPIPTMIGVIQKAGGVRTFMERFLESPNPGGLLKREDFETMMNLSMCACYAPNLSVPVLCGDLYFDIESGELIPEAWNKFLAWDPVRMVERYADALRQMKWIHLEAGTEDEYGLHIGHRQVARRLKAHGISFYLEEYPGKHSGHHYRFGDRIRKMLEKMPLKNG from the coding sequence ATGCCGCTCCCGGATATCCGTATCCTTGAGTTTGAAAGCCGGCTCCTTCGAGACAATCCGATGGGAGACCCGAATATTCGGCGGCTGCCGGTTTACGTTCCGCCTGGATACGATGCCAAGCGAAAGGTGCCGTATCCGGTCGTTTACCTTCTCGCCGGTTGGTCCGGCCGGGGCGCGCGTTATTTGGCGGACGAAGGGGCGTTCACGGTCTCTCTTCCGGATCGTCTCGATCAGATGATTACGAACGGCGACGTTCCTCCGCTGCTCGTTGTCTTTCCCGATGGAGCTACAAAGTTAGGAGCGAGCCAGTACATCAATTCCGCCGCAAACGGTCCGTATATGGACTACCTCTGCGATGAAATCGTTTCCTTCGTCGATTCGAAATTTCACACATTCAAGAGTCGCGAGTTCCGCGGCGTTCTCGGGCATTCGAGCGGCGGATTCGGAGCGATGGTCACCGGCATGTTGCGTCCCGACACATTCGCCTATTTCTGCAGCTCGGCGGGAGACAGCTGGTACGAACAACTCTATCAAGCTCCGATACCGACGATGATCGGGGTGATTCAAAAGGCCGGGGGCGTACGGACGTTCATGGAAAGATTCCTGGAGAGTCCGAATCCGGGTGGTCTTTTGAAACGGGAAGATTTCGAAACGATGATGAATCTTTCGATGTGCGCCTGTTATGCGCCGAACCTAAGCGTCCCGGTCTTGTGCGGCGACCTTTATTTTGACATCGAGAGCGGTGAGCTGATTCCCGAGGCGTGGAACAAATTTCTCGCCTGGGATCCGGTCCGGATGGTCGAGCGTTACGCCGACGCCCTACGGCAGATGAAGTGGATCCATCTCGAAGCCGGGACGGAGGATGAGTACGGTCTCCATATCGGACACCGCCAGGTGGCTCGCCGTCTCAAGGCCCACGGAATTTCGTTT
- a CDS encoding glycosyltransferase, producing the protein MSFPRLEIPGQPRILNPVDGISLVIPFYNEEQVLRTTAEAVWVFLGELRRPFELLLGDDGSTDGSYRIAQEFQKRHPDYCRLVRNPQNRGRGSILSQAFSRAQMPIVAYIDADLEIGLDHLRALIRTFDDPATMVCTGSKLLQTDAASRSYRRKFATLTLNFLIHTFLHSPLTDHQCGLKGFRKNFLSTLLLKTQETGWAFDTEILLLAQKEGARVREIPVTLQASRPSKVSFLATVFHFFQKIAEFRFRGLVL; encoded by the coding sequence TTGTCGTTCCCTCGTTTGGAGATTCCCGGTCAGCCGCGTATCTTGAATCCCGTGGACGGCATATCGCTGGTCATTCCCTTCTATAATGAGGAACAGGTTCTGCGTACCACCGCGGAGGCCGTGTGGGTTTTTCTCGGGGAACTCCGCAGACCGTTTGAATTGCTTTTGGGCGACGACGGCTCCACCGACGGAAGTTACAGGATCGCCCAAGAATTTCAAAAGCGGCATCCCGATTACTGTAGGCTCGTGCGCAATCCGCAAAACCGAGGGCGGGGAAGCATTCTCTCCCAAGCTTTTTCGCGCGCCCAGATGCCGATTGTCGCCTATATCGACGCCGATCTCGAAATCGGGCTCGACCATCTGCGCGCGCTGATCCGAACGTTCGACGATCCAGCGACCATGGTCTGTACCGGATCCAAGCTTTTGCAGACGGATGCCGCGTCAAGGAGCTATCGCCGAAAATTTGCTACCCTCACCCTTAATTTTCTCATTCACACATTTCTCCATTCTCCTCTAACGGATCACCAGTGCGGACTTAAAGGTTTTCGAAAGAATTTTCTTTCCACGCTCCTGCTCAAAACCCAGGAAACGGGATGGGCGTTTGACACAGAGATCCTGCTGTTGGCGCAGAAAGAGGGTGCGCGAGTCCGTGAAATTCCCGTGACGCTTCAAGCCAGCCGGCCCAGCAAGGTTTCCTTCCTCGCCACGGTCTTTCATTTCTTTCAAAAGATTGCGGAGTTTCGCTTCCGAGGACTTGTGCTGTGA